A genomic segment from Streptosporangium roseum DSM 43021 encodes:
- a CDS encoding NAD(P)/FAD-dependent oxidoreductase, with the protein MTAPGHVLIVGASAAGLSTAEALRRNGHQGRLTLLDAEPHLPYDRPPLSKQVLAGAWEPERARLRGQAQLEALGAEFVRGEAAVALDAAERAVVTASGRVLRGDAVVIATGLTPCRLPGQDGLAGVHVLRGLDDALALRTRLTAGTRLVVVGEGVLGGEIAATARGLDLEVTLAGMGHAVLGDQLGAEVGGLLTRTHAERGVRLRLGAAVDALTGETGRVTGVRLAGGELLPADAVVVAVGCRPATGWLEGSGLTLGDGVECDARCRAAEGVYAVGDVASFVHEGLGRRLRLENRTNATEQAQTVAANILGADRPYAPIPYFWTDQYDVKIQAHGLPSPVAEVTIAEGDPEQRRFAALYREDGRVTGVLGWNMPKQARLLRQRTLATPPLPPA; encoded by the coding sequence GTGACCGCGCCCGGACATGTGCTGATCGTCGGTGCGTCCGCCGCCGGGCTGAGCACGGCGGAGGCGCTGCGGCGCAACGGCCACCAGGGCCGGCTGACCCTGCTGGACGCCGAGCCCCACCTGCCCTACGACCGGCCCCCGCTGTCGAAGCAGGTGCTGGCGGGGGCCTGGGAGCCGGAACGGGCCCGGCTGCGCGGCCAGGCGCAGTTGGAGGCGCTGGGGGCGGAGTTCGTCCGGGGCGAGGCCGCGGTCGCGCTGGACGCGGCTGAGCGGGCCGTCGTCACCGCCTCCGGCCGGGTGCTGCGCGGCGACGCCGTCGTCATCGCCACCGGCCTGACCCCGTGCCGCCTGCCCGGCCAGGACGGGCTGGCGGGCGTACACGTGCTGCGCGGCCTGGACGACGCGCTCGCCCTGCGCACCCGGCTGACCGCCGGCACGCGCCTGGTGGTCGTCGGCGAGGGTGTGCTGGGCGGGGAGATCGCCGCCACCGCCCGCGGCCTGGACCTGGAGGTCACCCTCGCCGGCATGGGACACGCCGTGCTCGGTGACCAGCTCGGCGCCGAGGTCGGCGGCCTCCTCACCCGGACGCACGCCGAGCGCGGGGTCCGGCTGCGGCTCGGCGCCGCCGTCGACGCGCTGACCGGCGAGACCGGCCGGGTGACGGGCGTACGGCTGGCCGGCGGGGAACTGCTGCCCGCCGACGCCGTCGTGGTGGCCGTCGGCTGCCGCCCGGCGACCGGCTGGCTGGAGGGCAGCGGGCTCACGCTGGGCGACGGCGTGGAGTGCGACGCGCGCTGCCGTGCCGCCGAGGGCGTCTACGCCGTCGGGGACGTGGCCTCGTTCGTCCACGAAGGGCTCGGCAGGCGGCTGCGGCTGGAGAACCGGACCAACGCCACCGAGCAGGCCCAGACGGTGGCGGCGAACATCCTCGGTGCGGATCGCCCGTACGCGCCGATCCCGTACTTCTGGACCGACCAGTACGACGTCAAGATCCAGGCCCACGGCCTGCCGTCACCGGTGGCCGAGGTGACCATCGCCGAGGGCGACCCGGAGCAGCGCCGCTTCGCCGCCCTTTACCGCGAGGACGGCCGGGTCACCGGCGTCCTCGGCTGGAACATGCCCAAGCAGGCCCGCCTCCTGCGCCAGCGGACATTGGCCACCCCGCCGCTCCCGCCCGCCTGA
- a CDS encoding TetR/AcrR family transcriptional regulator translates to MVTARESNTPSGDRRVRRTRSALAHALMELVEERDLSRISVSDVAEGAGVSRSAFYDHYRDVHELAEDACTAMIDDLIESLPGPALDSPDLAREAIESLAAFFGSLAEHTGLYRALLGSEGSARVAGHIRRRIAAVVHERLAHADTSGWPERVPHDVTASFTAGALIGVAVDWLEGGCCRTSAEMAEVTWPLLNAHYRINESGGR, encoded by the coding sequence ATGGTCACCGCCAGAGAGAGCAACACCCCGTCGGGCGACCGGCGCGTACGCCGGACTCGATCAGCCTTGGCACATGCGCTGATGGAGCTGGTCGAGGAGCGCGACCTGTCCCGGATCAGCGTCTCGGACGTCGCCGAAGGCGCTGGAGTGAGCCGCTCCGCCTTCTACGACCACTACCGGGACGTTCACGAACTGGCCGAGGACGCCTGCACCGCGATGATCGACGACCTGATCGAGTCCCTGCCCGGCCCCGCCCTGGACTCGCCGGACCTGGCGCGGGAGGCGATCGAGTCGCTGGCGGCGTTCTTCGGCAGCCTGGCCGAGCACACGGGGCTGTATCGCGCACTGCTGGGGTCGGAAGGCAGCGCACGCGTCGCCGGTCACATCCGCCGCCGCATCGCCGCGGTCGTCCATGAGCGCCTGGCGCATGCCGACACCAGCGGGTGGCCGGAGCGCGTCCCGCATGACGTGACGGCCTCGTTCACCGCGGGCGCGCTCATCGGAGTGGCCGTGGACTGGCTCGAGGGCGGGTGTTGCCGTACCTCGGCCGAGATGGCCGAGGTGACCTGGCCGCTGTTGAACGCCCACTACCGCATCAACGAGAGCGGCGGCAGATGA